One segment of Anopheles stephensi strain Indian chromosome 3, UCI_ANSTEP_V1.0, whole genome shotgun sequence DNA contains the following:
- the LOC118510156 gene encoding putative gustatory receptor 59f isoform X4, producing the protein MDPVKTDSAFYHNLLINKFHLLLHIAQCVSFLPYPSYVLRQAVDRRHGLRTWALRWLNGTVGVLCFSISLLCYFLMYIYYPELMYKGNLPAVIHIMYHVENWLRVLLVLVALVGPRLSERFLRETIDTLVLIMKRFDRVAQMQGVLGASAIIANRLLLLYCCHTLIVTVTVWISTEHPVSTLLNVNYLAPYVTIAVYILLYQALLSSVGGIVRCLNDSLREVTLLEKNHPERPYGRHTTISYIQLDSANQAQAHSLHVTVATIEKLSTLHMGLMRLTREANNHFGVLMLIILLSTFIQINMILIELYHNIGHPTLPEYCLWILFLHAIVHFTFFFVIAKSNHAIQQQNERTMLLLHEFKCSWSNEQNVADIHQACGMINLDMKLIANVVAAITSIMVVLIQFSDTGL; encoded by the exons ATGGATCCCGTCAAGACGGACAGCGCTTTCTATCACAATCTACTGATCAACAAGTTTCACCTTCTGCTCCACATCGCCCAGTGCGTCAGCTTTCTGCCCTACCCGTCCTATGTGCTTCGGCAAGCCGTGGACCGTCGCCATGGGCTCCGCACGTGGGCGCTACGCTGGCTGAACGGTACGGTGGGCGTCCTGTGCTTTAGCATCTCACTGCTCTGCTACTTTCTCATGTACATCTACTATCCGGAGCTAATGTACAAGGGCAATCTGCCGGCTGTCATTCATATTATGTATCACGTGGAAAATTGGCTACGagtgttgctggtgctggtagcgCTGGTTGGACCGAGGTTAAGTGAACGCTTCCTTCGCGAAACGATCGACACGCTCGTGCTGATAATGAAGCGTTTCGATCGTGTTGCACAGATGCAAGGTGTGCTGGGAGCATCCGCTATCATCGCCAACCGGTTGCTGCTACTGTACTGCTGCCATACGTTGATTGTCACCGTCACCGTGTGGATCAGTACGGAACATCCAGTGTCGACGCTGCTCAACGTTAACTACCTTGCACCGTACGTGACCATAGCCGTTTACATCCTCCTCTACCAAGCACTGCTATCGTCCGTTGGTGGAATTGTACGGTGCCTTAATGATAGTCTGCGTGAAGTTACACTGCTGGAGAAAAATCACCCCGAACGCCCATATGGCAGGCACACGACCATCAGCTACATACAGCTCGACAGTGCGAACCAAGCACAGGCCCACAGTTTGCACGTGACTGTGGCGACCATCGAAAAGCTTTCCACCTTGCACATGGGCCTGATGCGGTTGACTCGCGAAGCTAACAACCATTTCGGTGTGCTGATGCTGATCATCTTGCTGTCCACGTTCATCCAAATCAATATGATACTGATCGAACTGTACCATAACATCGGACATCCCACGTTGCCGGAGTACTGTCTGTGGATTTTGTTCCTGCACGCCATCGTACACTTTACATTCTTCTTTGTGATTGCAAAATCGAACCACGCAATACAGCAGCAG AACGAACGcaccatgctgctgctgcacgagTTTAAATGTTCCTGGAGCAACGAACAAAACGTGGCG GATATCCACCAAGCCTGCGGGATGATCAATCTGGACATGAAACTCATCGCCAAC GTTGTTGCAGCGATTACATCCATCATGGTTGTGCTCATCCAATTCTCAGACACTGGACTATAA
- the LOC118510156 gene encoding putative gustatory receptor 59f isoform X3, whose amino-acid sequence MDPVKTDSAFYHNLLINKFHLLLHIAQCVSFLPYPSYVLRQAVDRRHGLRTWALRWLNGTVGVLCFSISLLCYFLMYIYYPELMYKGNLPAVIHIMYHVENWLRVLLVLVALVGPRLSERFLRETIDTLVLIMKRFDRVAQMQGVLGASAIIANRLLLLYCCHTLIVTVTVWISTEHPVSTLLNVNYLAPYVTIAVYILLYQALLSSVGGIVRCLNDSLREVTLLEKNHPERPYGRHTTISYIQLDSANQAQAHSLHVTVATIEKLSTLHMGLMRLTREANNHFGVLMLIILLSTFIQINMILIELYHNIGHPTLPEYCLWILFLHAIVHFTFFFVIAKSNHAIQQQNERTMLLLHEFKCSWSNEQNVAIEHYISQISNLQDIHQACGMINLDMKLIANVVAAITSIMVVLIQFSDTGL is encoded by the exons ATGGATCCCGTCAAGACGGACAGCGCTTTCTATCACAATCTACTGATCAACAAGTTTCACCTTCTGCTCCACATCGCCCAGTGCGTCAGCTTTCTGCCCTACCCGTCCTATGTGCTTCGGCAAGCCGTGGACCGTCGCCATGGGCTCCGCACGTGGGCGCTACGCTGGCTGAACGGTACGGTGGGCGTCCTGTGCTTTAGCATCTCACTGCTCTGCTACTTTCTCATGTACATCTACTATCCGGAGCTAATGTACAAGGGCAATCTGCCGGCTGTCATTCATATTATGTATCACGTGGAAAATTGGCTACGagtgttgctggtgctggtagcgCTGGTTGGACCGAGGTTAAGTGAACGCTTCCTTCGCGAAACGATCGACACGCTCGTGCTGATAATGAAGCGTTTCGATCGTGTTGCACAGATGCAAGGTGTGCTGGGAGCATCCGCTATCATCGCCAACCGGTTGCTGCTACTGTACTGCTGCCATACGTTGATTGTCACCGTCACCGTGTGGATCAGTACGGAACATCCAGTGTCGACGCTGCTCAACGTTAACTACCTTGCACCGTACGTGACCATAGCCGTTTACATCCTCCTCTACCAAGCACTGCTATCGTCCGTTGGTGGAATTGTACGGTGCCTTAATGATAGTCTGCGTGAAGTTACACTGCTGGAGAAAAATCACCCCGAACGCCCATATGGCAGGCACACGACCATCAGCTACATACAGCTCGACAGTGCGAACCAAGCACAGGCCCACAGTTTGCACGTGACTGTGGCGACCATCGAAAAGCTTTCCACCTTGCACATGGGCCTGATGCGGTTGACTCGCGAAGCTAACAACCATTTCGGTGTGCTGATGCTGATCATCTTGCTGTCCACGTTCATCCAAATCAATATGATACTGATCGAACTGTACCATAACATCGGACATCCCACGTTGCCGGAGTACTGTCTGTGGATTTTGTTCCTGCACGCCATCGTACACTTTACATTCTTCTTTGTGATTGCAAAATCGAACCACGCAATACAGCAGCAG AACGAACGcaccatgctgctgctgcacgagTTTAAATGTTCCTGGAGCAACGAACAAAACGTGGCG ATTGAACATTACATTTCGCAAATTTCCAATCTTCAGGATATCCACCAAGCCTGCGGGATGATCAATCTGGACATGAAACTCATCGCCAAC GTTGTTGCAGCGATTACATCCATCATGGTTGTGCTCATCCAATTCTCAGACACTGGACTATAA
- the LOC118510156 gene encoding putative gustatory receptor 59f isoform X2, whose translation MDPVKTDSAFYHNLLINKFHLLLHIAQCVSFLPYPSYVLRQAVDRRHGLRTWALRWLNGTVGVLCFSISLLCYFLMYIYYPELMYKGNLPAVIHIMYHVENWLRVLLVLVALVGPRLSERFLRETIDTLVLIMKRFDRVAQMQGVLGASAIIANRLLLLYCCHTLIVTVTVWISTEHPVSTLLNVNYLAPYVTIAVYILLYQALLSSVGGIVRCLNDSLREVTLLEKNHPERPYGRHTTISYIQLDSANQAQAHSLHVTVATIEKLSTLHMGLMRLTREANNHFGVLMLIILLSTFIQINMILIELYHNIGHPTLPEYCLWILFLHAIVHFTFFFVIAKSNHAIQQQVPCADRLIPTLANGGHFPLQNERTMLLLHEFKCSWSNEQNVADIHQACGMINLDMKLIANVVAAITSIMVVLIQFSDTGL comes from the exons ATGGATCCCGTCAAGACGGACAGCGCTTTCTATCACAATCTACTGATCAACAAGTTTCACCTTCTGCTCCACATCGCCCAGTGCGTCAGCTTTCTGCCCTACCCGTCCTATGTGCTTCGGCAAGCCGTGGACCGTCGCCATGGGCTCCGCACGTGGGCGCTACGCTGGCTGAACGGTACGGTGGGCGTCCTGTGCTTTAGCATCTCACTGCTCTGCTACTTTCTCATGTACATCTACTATCCGGAGCTAATGTACAAGGGCAATCTGCCGGCTGTCATTCATATTATGTATCACGTGGAAAATTGGCTACGagtgttgctggtgctggtagcgCTGGTTGGACCGAGGTTAAGTGAACGCTTCCTTCGCGAAACGATCGACACGCTCGTGCTGATAATGAAGCGTTTCGATCGTGTTGCACAGATGCAAGGTGTGCTGGGAGCATCCGCTATCATCGCCAACCGGTTGCTGCTACTGTACTGCTGCCATACGTTGATTGTCACCGTCACCGTGTGGATCAGTACGGAACATCCAGTGTCGACGCTGCTCAACGTTAACTACCTTGCACCGTACGTGACCATAGCCGTTTACATCCTCCTCTACCAAGCACTGCTATCGTCCGTTGGTGGAATTGTACGGTGCCTTAATGATAGTCTGCGTGAAGTTACACTGCTGGAGAAAAATCACCCCGAACGCCCATATGGCAGGCACACGACCATCAGCTACATACAGCTCGACAGTGCGAACCAAGCACAGGCCCACAGTTTGCACGTGACTGTGGCGACCATCGAAAAGCTTTCCACCTTGCACATGGGCCTGATGCGGTTGACTCGCGAAGCTAACAACCATTTCGGTGTGCTGATGCTGATCATCTTGCTGTCCACGTTCATCCAAATCAATATGATACTGATCGAACTGTACCATAACATCGGACATCCCACGTTGCCGGAGTACTGTCTGTGGATTTTGTTCCTGCACGCCATCGTACACTTTACATTCTTCTTTGTGATTGCAAAATCGAACCACGCAATACAGCAGCAGGTACCGTGCGCAGATCGGCTCATCCCAACTCTCGCTAATGGCGGACACTTTCCGTTACAGAACGAACGcaccatgctgctgctgcacgagTTTAAATGTTCCTGGAGCAACGAACAAAACGTGGCG GATATCCACCAAGCCTGCGGGATGATCAATCTGGACATGAAACTCATCGCCAAC GTTGTTGCAGCGATTACATCCATCATGGTTGTGCTCATCCAATTCTCAGACACTGGACTATAA
- the LOC118510156 gene encoding putative gustatory receptor 59f isoform X1, which produces MDPVKTDSAFYHNLLINKFHLLLHIAQCVSFLPYPSYVLRQAVDRRHGLRTWALRWLNGTVGVLCFSISLLCYFLMYIYYPELMYKGNLPAVIHIMYHVENWLRVLLVLVALVGPRLSERFLRETIDTLVLIMKRFDRVAQMQGVLGASAIIANRLLLLYCCHTLIVTVTVWISTEHPVSTLLNVNYLAPYVTIAVYILLYQALLSSVGGIVRCLNDSLREVTLLEKNHPERPYGRHTTISYIQLDSANQAQAHSLHVTVATIEKLSTLHMGLMRLTREANNHFGVLMLIILLSTFIQINMILIELYHNIGHPTLPEYCLWILFLHAIVHFTFFFVIAKSNHAIQQQVPCADRLIPTLANGGHFPLQNERTMLLLHEFKCSWSNEQNVAIEHYISQISNLQDIHQACGMINLDMKLIANVVAAITSIMVVLIQFSDTGL; this is translated from the exons ATGGATCCCGTCAAGACGGACAGCGCTTTCTATCACAATCTACTGATCAACAAGTTTCACCTTCTGCTCCACATCGCCCAGTGCGTCAGCTTTCTGCCCTACCCGTCCTATGTGCTTCGGCAAGCCGTGGACCGTCGCCATGGGCTCCGCACGTGGGCGCTACGCTGGCTGAACGGTACGGTGGGCGTCCTGTGCTTTAGCATCTCACTGCTCTGCTACTTTCTCATGTACATCTACTATCCGGAGCTAATGTACAAGGGCAATCTGCCGGCTGTCATTCATATTATGTATCACGTGGAAAATTGGCTACGagtgttgctggtgctggtagcgCTGGTTGGACCGAGGTTAAGTGAACGCTTCCTTCGCGAAACGATCGACACGCTCGTGCTGATAATGAAGCGTTTCGATCGTGTTGCACAGATGCAAGGTGTGCTGGGAGCATCCGCTATCATCGCCAACCGGTTGCTGCTACTGTACTGCTGCCATACGTTGATTGTCACCGTCACCGTGTGGATCAGTACGGAACATCCAGTGTCGACGCTGCTCAACGTTAACTACCTTGCACCGTACGTGACCATAGCCGTTTACATCCTCCTCTACCAAGCACTGCTATCGTCCGTTGGTGGAATTGTACGGTGCCTTAATGATAGTCTGCGTGAAGTTACACTGCTGGAGAAAAATCACCCCGAACGCCCATATGGCAGGCACACGACCATCAGCTACATACAGCTCGACAGTGCGAACCAAGCACAGGCCCACAGTTTGCACGTGACTGTGGCGACCATCGAAAAGCTTTCCACCTTGCACATGGGCCTGATGCGGTTGACTCGCGAAGCTAACAACCATTTCGGTGTGCTGATGCTGATCATCTTGCTGTCCACGTTCATCCAAATCAATATGATACTGATCGAACTGTACCATAACATCGGACATCCCACGTTGCCGGAGTACTGTCTGTGGATTTTGTTCCTGCACGCCATCGTACACTTTACATTCTTCTTTGTGATTGCAAAATCGAACCACGCAATACAGCAGCAGGTACCGTGCGCAGATCGGCTCATCCCAACTCTCGCTAATGGCGGACACTTTCCGTTACAGAACGAACGcaccatgctgctgctgcacgagTTTAAATGTTCCTGGAGCAACGAACAAAACGTGGCG ATTGAACATTACATTTCGCAAATTTCCAATCTTCAGGATATCCACCAAGCCTGCGGGATGATCAATCTGGACATGAAACTCATCGCCAAC GTTGTTGCAGCGATTACATCCATCATGGTTGTGCTCATCCAATTCTCAGACACTGGACTATAA
- the LOC118510157 gene encoding uncharacterized protein LOC118510157 isoform X1, protein MHRLQVEQRAYFRALLAHTFRKVIRLSQWCCTAPYPLQPYQHKTAQNQPNRFRLVQALRRVLSAVLFSIMLSVPFLLYFLFRANVHTFTIPLSIKLMFYLQALLQTGSLGYVLLVYQFRTSYHRFYFDRLVSVLVDFGRPEVDKRLQQLERNIARLMLVILLLAILVLSALLLGDHSWGNLLKGMIFITTQLMATSFALQYVMLFGIVAVLLGQMNDTLKALLEHGVGYSGETESGGYRSHQPLAPVRLTRDDEDTIEKIRLLQLHLLQIVLRTNGGEYGRLLIVVLLTTFIFLNTDLLQLYQGIKAGVLTFDVIGAKLTNSALKFALLVMFAFSNRLLQQQNLRGLKLVYQLHSSANSVRCHEITNRFVTQTTLFLGKAHEAYSMISIDMTLIMSVVGGLTSILVVLVQFSDAKTTCN, encoded by the exons ATGCATCGACTACAGGTGGAGCAACGTGCTTACTTTCGAGCGCTCCTGGCCCATACCTTCCGGAAGGTGATTCGTCTATCGCAGTGGTGCTGTACCGCTCCCTACCCGCTTCAACCCTATCAACACAAAACCGCACAGAATCAACCCAACCGCTTCCGGCTTGTGCAAGCCCTTAGACGAGTGCTTTCCGCGGTACTGTTCAGCATTATGCTTTCCGTACCGTTTCTGCTGTACTTTCTGTTCCGTGCGAATGTGCACACCTTCACGATACCGCTCTCCATCAAGCTAATGTTCTACCTGCAAGCGCTGCTGCAAACCGGATCCCTGGGCTATGTGCTGCTGGTGTACCAGTTCCGTACCAGTTACCATCGCTTCTACTTCGACCGGCTCGTGTCCGTGCTGGTGGACTTTGGCCGGCCCGAGGTTGATAAACGTTTGCAGCAGCTCGAAAGGAATATTGCTCGTCTGATGCTTGTCATCCTGCTGCTTGCTATACTCGTGCTTTCGGCACTCCTGTTAGGTGACCATTCCTGGGGCAATCTGCTCAAGGGGATGATCTTCATCACCACACAACTGATGGCCACCAGCTTTGCCTTGCAGTACGTGATGCTGTTCGGGATAGTGGCTGTACTGCTGGGACAAATGAATGATACGTTGAAGGCACTGCTTGAGCATGGAGTCGGGTACAGTGGTGAAACGGAAAGTGGCGGTTACCGATCACACCAGCCACTAGCACCGGTACGCTTAACGCGCGATGATGAGGACACGATCGAAAAGATCCGtctgctgcagctgcatctGCTGCAAATCGTGTTGCGCACGAACGGTGGAGAGTACGGTAGGCTGCTGATCGTAGTCCTGCTGACGACGTTCATCTTCCTCAACACCGATCTACTGCAGCTGTATCAAGGGATAAAGGCGGGAGTGCTGACGTTTGATGTAATCGGGGCAAAACTGACGAACTCGGCGCTGAAGTTTGCATTGCTGGTCATGTTTGCCTTCTCGAATCGATTGCTCCAGCAACAG AATCTCCGAGGCTTGAAATTGGTCTATCAACTGCATAGTTCGGCAAACAGTGTGCGATGCCATGAAATT ACTAATCGCTTCGTAACGCAGACAACACTCTTTCTGGGCAAGGCTCACGAAGCGTACAGCATGATATCCATCGATATGACGCTGATCATGAGC GTCGTTGGCGGCTTAACAAGCATTCTAGTGGTGCTCGTCCAATTTTCGGATGCAAAAACGACCTGCAACTAA
- the LOC118510157 gene encoding uncharacterized protein LOC118510157 isoform X2, giving the protein MHRLQVEQRAYFRALLAHTFRKVIRLSQWCCTAPYPLQPYQHKTAQNQPNRFRLVQALRRVLSAVLFSIMLSVPFLLYFLFRANVHTFTIPLSIKLMFYLQALLQTGSLGYVLLVYQFRTSYHRFYFDRLVSVLVDFGRPEVDKRLQQLERNIARLMLVILLLAILVLSALLLGDHSWGNLLKGMIFITTQLMATSFALQYVMLFGIVAVLLGQMNDTLKALLEHGVGYSGETESGGYRSHQPLAPVRLTRDDEDTIEKIRLLQLHLLQIVLRTNGGEYGRLLIVVLLTTFIFLNTDLLQLYQGIKAGVLTFDVIGAKLTNSALKFALLVMFAFSNRLLQQQNLRGLKLVYQLHSSANSVRCHEIVRRIEHTNQLTVWSLAA; this is encoded by the exons ATGCATCGACTACAGGTGGAGCAACGTGCTTACTTTCGAGCGCTCCTGGCCCATACCTTCCGGAAGGTGATTCGTCTATCGCAGTGGTGCTGTACCGCTCCCTACCCGCTTCAACCCTATCAACACAAAACCGCACAGAATCAACCCAACCGCTTCCGGCTTGTGCAAGCCCTTAGACGAGTGCTTTCCGCGGTACTGTTCAGCATTATGCTTTCCGTACCGTTTCTGCTGTACTTTCTGTTCCGTGCGAATGTGCACACCTTCACGATACCGCTCTCCATCAAGCTAATGTTCTACCTGCAAGCGCTGCTGCAAACCGGATCCCTGGGCTATGTGCTGCTGGTGTACCAGTTCCGTACCAGTTACCATCGCTTCTACTTCGACCGGCTCGTGTCCGTGCTGGTGGACTTTGGCCGGCCCGAGGTTGATAAACGTTTGCAGCAGCTCGAAAGGAATATTGCTCGTCTGATGCTTGTCATCCTGCTGCTTGCTATACTCGTGCTTTCGGCACTCCTGTTAGGTGACCATTCCTGGGGCAATCTGCTCAAGGGGATGATCTTCATCACCACACAACTGATGGCCACCAGCTTTGCCTTGCAGTACGTGATGCTGTTCGGGATAGTGGCTGTACTGCTGGGACAAATGAATGATACGTTGAAGGCACTGCTTGAGCATGGAGTCGGGTACAGTGGTGAAACGGAAAGTGGCGGTTACCGATCACACCAGCCACTAGCACCGGTACGCTTAACGCGCGATGATGAGGACACGATCGAAAAGATCCGtctgctgcagctgcatctGCTGCAAATCGTGTTGCGCACGAACGGTGGAGAGTACGGTAGGCTGCTGATCGTAGTCCTGCTGACGACGTTCATCTTCCTCAACACCGATCTACTGCAGCTGTATCAAGGGATAAAGGCGGGAGTGCTGACGTTTGATGTAATCGGGGCAAAACTGACGAACTCGGCGCTGAAGTTTGCATTGCTGGTCATGTTTGCCTTCTCGAATCGATTGCTCCAGCAACAG AATCTCCGAGGCTTGAAATTGGTCTATCAACTGCATAGTTCGGCAAACAGTGTGCGATGCCATGAAATTGTACGTAGAATCGAGCACACTAACCAGCTTACAGTATG GTCGTTGGCGGCTTAA